The genomic interval CCGAGGCCATCTCGCGGCCGTTGGCCGCATCAACGATCACGGTGCGCACGGAATCCGTGCCGTAGTCTACGCCAATGACAACTGCTCCCGCTTCCATAGGTACCTTTCAGTATTCTTCAGTGTGTGGTCGGTGCCCGTTCGTCCCTGACCGCCCTGCGGAGCCGGAGTGCATTCGTCAGCACACTCACGGAACTGAACGCCATTGCCGCGGCCGCGATCATGGGGTCAAGCAGGCCGAACGCGGCGAGAGGGATGCCAAGAACATTATACAAGAATGCCCAGAAGAGGTTCTGACGGATCGTTCTGATCGTCCGCCGGGAGAGATGAATGGCTCGCACAACACCTGCAAGGTCGCCCTTCACAATGGTCAGGTCCGCCGTTTCCATGGCAACATCGGTGCCTGTCCCCATCGCCACCCCGACATCGGCAACCGCGAGCGCGGGTGCGTCATTGATGCCATCGCCGACCATCGCCACTTTTTCGCCCTGCGCCTGAAGCGCCTTGATCCGCTCCACTTTGTCCTCCGGCAGGAGGCCAGCGTACACCTCGGCGATGCCCGCCTGGCGCGCGATCGGCCGTGCAGCCCCGGGGTGATCACCCGTGAGCATCACCGATCTCACATGGAGATCCGCGAGCGCCCGAACAGCGTGCGCTGAACCGGTCTTGATCGTGTCGGCGAGCGCGATCGCACCGATCGCTCCCCCCCCGGCATGCACGAGAACCACGGTGCGGCCGTCCTGCATATCGGCCGCCACCTGTGCACGCAGATCGTCCGGCAGAGCGGTGAGTGCGTGCTCGCCCACCGGACGCCCGACATGAACATCCACGCCGTCGACGATGCCCGAAACGCCGACCCCGGTGAGAGCCTTGAAGGACGTAGCTGATGGCAGTGACAGCCCGTCCGCCTCTGCTGCCCGTACGATCGCTTGTGCAAGCGGATGCTCCGACCGGATCTCCAGCGACGATGCCAGCGCCAGGACCCGTTCGCGCGCGGTCCCGGCGACAGCGGTCACGCGTACGACGGTCACGTGACCTGTGGTCAGGGTCCCGGTCTTGTCGAAGAGCACCGCCGTGATCGCACCGATGCGCTCCAGTGCCTCCGCATTCCTGATCAGCACCCCCATACGCGCACCGGCACCGGTCCCGACCATGATCGCCGCCGGTGTCGCGAGGCCAAGAGCACACGGACAGGCGATGATGAGCACGGCGATGGCATGGACGAGCGCCTGAACGAACGGCACCTGGGCGGCAACGAGCCACAGGATGAACGTGATGGCGGCGATGCTGATGACGACGGGAACGAAGACCGAGGCGATGCGGTCGGCGAGTTGCTGGATCGGCGCTTTGGAGCCCTGCGCTTCTTCAACGAGTTTCACGATACGCTGGAGGACGGTCGCAGACCCCACCGCGGTCGCCCGGAAGTCGATGGCACCATTCACATTCATGGTCCCACCGATCACGGCATCCCCTGCCGCCTTGTCAACGGGAACACTTTCGCCGGTGACCATCGATTCGTCGATCGCGGTCGCGCCGTAGACAACAACACCATCCACCGGAATGCGCTCGCCCGGCCTGACCGTAACGATGTCGCCGACAACGACATCGGATTGCGGGATGGCAACGATCGCATCGTCACGGACGACCCGGGCGGTTGTCGGTTGCAGGGTGAGGAGCATCTTCAGGGCATCGGATGCCCGCCGCTTCGCGCGCAGTTCGAGGAACTTGCCCAGCAGGATCAGGGTGATGATCGTGACGGTCGTATCGAAGTAGACATCGGGCATCCCATCGGCAAGGCCGAGCCAGGTGGGAAACAGCGTGGCAACCGTACTGTAGGCAAATGCTGCTCCGGTGCCAAGAGCCACCAGCGTGTTCATGTCCGCCGTCCGCTGCCGTGCCGCTGCCCACATCCCGGTGAAGAACCGTTTGCCGGGAAGGAAGATGACCGGCACCGTGAGCAGGAAGAGGATCCTGTTCAGCGTATCATGATCGAACCAGTCCCGCGCCATGACCCAGGGCGACATGGCGAGCATACTGAGGATCATGACCGGTAATGAAAGGGCGACACTGAGAACAAGATCTGAACGCAGGGTTGTGAGTGCCGCATCGCGGAGGGGCGCCTGGCCGGTCGGATCGCTCGCTGCCGGCAGGCTGAGCTTGTAACCGGCGTCTTCCACCGCCGACCTGATCTTTTGGAGGTCGGCCTGCCCCGGTTCTATGGTCAATGTCAGTTTTTCGCTGGCGAGGTTGGCAACAGCGGAGTGGACACCGGGAAGT from Ignavibacteriota bacterium carries:
- a CDS encoding heavy metal translocating P-type ATPase codes for the protein MTCASCVGRVEKAAASLPGVHSAVANLASEKLTLTIEPGQADLQKIRSAVEDAGYKLSLPAASDPTGQAPLRDAALTTLRSDLVLSVALSLPVMILSMLAMSPWVMARDWFDHDTLNRILFLLTVPVIFLPGKRFFTGMWAAARQRTADMNTLVALGTGAAFAYSTVATLFPTWLGLADGMPDVYFDTTVTIITLILLGKFLELRAKRRASDALKMLLTLQPTTARVVRDDAIVAIPQSDVVVGDIVTVRPGERIPVDGVVVYGATAIDESMVTGESVPVDKAAGDAVIGGTMNVNGAIDFRATAVGSATVLQRIVKLVEEAQGSKAPIQQLADRIASVFVPVVISIAAITFILWLVAAQVPFVQALVHAIAVLIIACPCALGLATPAAIMVGTGAGARMGVLIRNAEALERIGAITAVLFDKTGTLTTGHVTVVRVTAVAGTARERVLALASSLEIRSEHPLAQAIVRAAEADGLSLPSATSFKALTGVGVSGIVDGVDVHVGRPVGEHALTALPDDLRAQVAADMQDGRTVVLVHAGGGAIGAIALADTIKTGSAHAVRALADLHVRSVMLTGDHPGAARPIARQAGIAEVYAGLLPEDKVERIKALQAQGEKVAMVGDGINDAPALAVADVGVAMGTGTDVAMETADLTIVKGDLAGVVRAIHLSRRTIRTIRQNLFWAFLYNVLGIPLAAFGLLDPMIAAAAMAFSSVSVLTNALRLRRAVRDERAPTTH